One Micavibrio aeruginosavorus ARL-13 genomic window carries:
- a CDS encoding DUF6489 family protein, whose translation MKVELEIECTPEEARAFFGLPNIAPMQDRMMKEMEDRILENIRNLDPETLVNTWMPMTINSWNEMQKMFWSQMGQSMPNMPGMPGFGTQSGSAAADEAKAKKPAKDK comes from the coding sequence ATGAAAGTCGAGTTGGAGATTGAGTGCACGCCGGAAGAAGCCCGCGCGTTTTTTGGGTTGCCCAACATTGCGCCGATGCAGGACCGCATGATGAAGGAAATGGAAGACCGTATCCTTGAAAACATCCGCAATCTGGACCCGGAAACATTGGTCAATACATGGATGCCGATGACGATCAACAGCTGGAACGAGATGCAGAAAATGTTCTGGTCCCAGATGGGGCAATCCATGCCGAACATGCCCGGCATGCCGGGGTTCGGGACACAATCTGGCAGTGCCGCCGCCGATGAGGCCAAGGCGAAAAAGCCCGCCAAAGACAAATAA
- the mnmE gene encoding tRNA uridine-5-carboxymethylaminomethyl(34) synthesis GTPase MnmE: MTASHTDTIYALATPPGRGGVAVVRVSGAGAHKSAAVIAGAKPLIPRMTTLRLLRDPQQGAVIDHAMVIGFSGPVSFTGEDVVEYHLHGGPAVVRAMLGALKNQPGHRMAEPGEFTRRAFENGKMDLTAAEAVADLIHAETQLQAQQALRQMDGALSSLYEGWRDQLKRALAHLEADLDFPDEDLPDGVAEQVTPVILDLIEDVQAHLNDNRRGERLRDGIHIAVIGAPNAGKSSLVNALAKRDVAIVSDQAGTTRDVIEVHLDLNGYPVILADTAGLRPDQIGTSGADAIEGEGIRRALQRAESADIRMLVFDATDDTLDHHTLGLVDENCIIVANKADTEGSRPVDITGYTAIDVSARTGQGMDGLINAMIERLEQVVGRREAPSLTRARHRDALEQCRGHLTRALAAPLPELMAEDVRLALRALGRITGRVDVEDLLDVIFRDFCIGK, translated from the coding sequence ATGACTGCGTCGCATACCGATACGATTTACGCATTGGCCACACCCCCGGGGCGGGGTGGGGTGGCGGTTGTGCGTGTATCGGGTGCGGGCGCGCACAAATCCGCTGCCGTCATTGCGGGTGCAAAACCATTGATCCCACGCATGACGACCCTGCGCCTTCTGCGTGATCCGCAGCAGGGTGCAGTGATTGATCATGCGATGGTGATTGGGTTTTCAGGCCCCGTCAGTTTCACCGGTGAAGATGTGGTGGAATACCATCTGCATGGTGGGCCCGCCGTTGTGCGGGCGATGTTGGGCGCACTAAAAAACCAACCCGGGCACCGCATGGCGGAGCCGGGTGAATTTACCCGTCGCGCCTTTGAAAACGGCAAGATGGATTTAACCGCGGCCGAAGCTGTGGCCGATTTGATCCATGCCGAAACGCAGTTACAGGCGCAGCAAGCGTTGCGCCAGATGGATGGGGCGCTCTCCAGCCTGTATGAGGGCTGGCGCGATCAATTAAAACGGGCCTTGGCGCATCTGGAGGCCGATCTGGATTTCCCGGATGAAGATTTGCCCGATGGTGTGGCGGAACAAGTAACGCCCGTCATTCTTGATTTGATTGAGGATGTGCAGGCGCATTTGAATGATAACCGCCGCGGCGAACGCCTGCGCGATGGCATTCATATCGCCGTGATTGGTGCGCCCAATGCGGGCAAATCATCGCTGGTCAATGCGCTGGCCAAACGCGATGTGGCCATTGTATCGGATCAGGCCGGCACCACCCGTGATGTGATTGAGGTGCATCTGGATCTCAACGGCTATCCGGTTATTCTGGCCGACACGGCGGGCCTGCGCCCCGATCAGATCGGCACAAGTGGCGCCGATGCGATTGAGGGCGAGGGCATTCGCCGCGCCCTGCAACGGGCCGAAAGTGCGGATATTCGTATGCTGGTGTTCGATGCCACGGATGACACGCTGGATCACCACACGCTGGGCCTGGTCGATGAAAATTGCATCATCGTGGCGAACAAGGCAGACACGGAAGGTTCGCGCCCCGTTGATATCACGGGCTATACGGCGATCGACGTATCCGCCCGCACAGGCCAGGGCATGGATGGATTGATCAACGCCATGATTGAGCGGCTGGAGCAGGTGGTGGGTCGCCGTGAGGCCCCGTCACTAACCCGCGCCCGTCACCGCGATGCGCTGGAACAATGCCGCGGCCATTTGACACGGGCGCTGGCTGCACCTCTGCCAGAATTGATGGCAGAGGATGTGCGGCTGGCCTTACGCGCGCTGGGCCGCATCACGGGACGCGTTGATGTCGAGGATTTGCTCGACGTCATTTTCCGCGATTTTTGTATCGGGAAATAA